One Bartonella kosoyi DNA segment encodes these proteins:
- the pncA gene encoding bifunctional nicotinamidase/pyrazinamidase: protein MEKKALLVIDVQNDFLPGGALAVPQGDAILPAVNNLINHFDHVILTQDWHPKNHCSFASCYPEKKPYDTINLDYGPQILWPDHCIQGTQGAEFHPSLRVEKAQLILRKGYNQNMDSYSAFLENDQKTPTGLQVYLKEHGFTKLVMCGLATDFCVGFSALHAIQCGFKVSVSLNACAGIDVNESLNTMLKTMNEAGVELLMVS from the coding sequence ATGGAAAAAAAAGCCTTACTCGTCATTGATGTTCAAAATGACTTCTTACCCGGTGGAGCACTCGCAGTACCACAAGGTGACGCCATTTTACCCGCCGTCAATAATCTCATCAATCATTTTGACCACGTTATCTTAACCCAAGACTGGCACCCCAAAAATCATTGTAGCTTTGCTTCCTGCTATCCTGAAAAGAAGCCCTATGATACCATTAATCTTGACTATGGTCCGCAAATACTTTGGCCTGATCATTGCATACAAGGAACCCAAGGAGCAGAGTTTCATCCATCTCTCAGAGTGGAAAAGGCTCAACTTATCCTTAGAAAAGGCTATAATCAAAATATGGATAGCTATTCTGCCTTTCTTGAAAATGATCAAAAAACACCAACAGGTTTACAAGTTTATCTCAAAGAACATGGTTTTACCAAGCTTGTTATGTGCGGCTTAGCAACAGACTTTTGTGTTGGATTTTCTGCTCTTCACGCCATACAATGTGGTTTTAAAGTCAGTGTTTCATTAAATGCCTGCGCTGGTATTGATGTAAACGAATCTCTAAACACAATGCTTAAAACAATGAACGAAGCTGGTGTCGAACTGTTAATGGTCTCATAA
- the rsmH gene encoding 16S rRNA (cytosine(1402)-N(4))-methyltransferase RsmH: MTKQDQRAERHIPVLLQPVLAGLMPLVGAKVIDGTFGAGGYTRALLKAGAQVIALDRDPHAIGAGQTLVDEFFPRLRLVHMEFSQLDRVVEEKVDAVILDIGVSSMQLDEAERGFSFQKDGPLDMRMAQTGFTASDVVNHLKAKDLARIFKILGEERYAGRIARMIEKRRAVQPFLRTGDLAYAIEALVGRKPGDRIHPATRVFQALRIYVNDEIGELARGLFAAERILKAGGRLGVVSFHSLEDRMVKRFFVSRSGEGMRSRHLPEIKHSPATFFPLFKGGITANKEELQQNPRSRSARLRMGVRTDAEALGEDMKLFGLAEIAGFESGKK; this comes from the coding sequence TTGACAAAACAGGATCAAAGAGCTGAACGCCATATTCCAGTGTTGTTGCAGCCAGTTTTGGCTGGGCTTATGCCATTGGTTGGAGCAAAAGTGATTGATGGCACCTTTGGTGCTGGTGGTTATACGCGCGCCTTGTTAAAGGCAGGGGCACAAGTGATTGCTCTTGATCGTGATCCGCATGCTATTGGTGCCGGTCAAACCCTCGTTGATGAATTTTTTCCACGGCTTCGTTTGGTCCATATGGAATTTTCACAGCTCGATCGTGTTGTTGAAGAGAAGGTGGATGCGGTTATTTTGGATATTGGTGTCTCTTCAATGCAGCTTGACGAAGCAGAAAGAGGCTTTTCTTTTCAAAAAGATGGTCCCTTAGATATGCGAATGGCTCAGACGGGTTTTACAGCCAGTGATGTTGTCAATCATTTAAAAGCAAAGGATTTAGCGCGTATTTTTAAGATATTAGGAGAAGAGCGTTATGCAGGGCGAATTGCACGAATGATTGAAAAGCGTCGTGCTGTTCAGCCTTTTTTGCGTACAGGTGATTTAGCTTATGCTATCGAAGCGTTGGTAGGGCGCAAGCCTGGAGATCGCATTCATCCTGCAACACGTGTATTTCAAGCTCTTCGTATCTATGTTAATGATGAAATCGGTGAATTAGCGCGTGGTTTATTTGCTGCTGAACGCATTTTAAAAGCTGGAGGCCGTTTGGGGGTTGTCAGTTTTCATTCTCTTGAAGATCGTATGGTTAAAAGATTTTTTGTCTCTCGTTCTGGAGAAGGTATGAGATCACGCCATTTACCTGAAATAAAGCATTCTCCGGCAACATTTTTCCCTTTGTTTAAAGGGGGAATAACGGCAAATAAAGAGGAATTACAGCAGAATCCTCGTTCACGTTCTGCAAGATTGCGTATGGGGGTGCGGACTGATGCAGAAGCTCTTGGGGAAGATATGAAATTATTTGGTTTAGCAGAGATTGCCGGTTTTGAAAGTGGCAAGAAATGA
- a CDS encoding helix-turn-helix domain-containing protein encodes MARPETESKTIFGKRLRYVRLALGDPSRETLAKSFSMTKNSIAFYERGEREPNLSVLQTYRTLYGVNINWLLTGQGKMFDAEYTKGDFDWNYFIKKIEGLEETLANSDRNEKLNQEKIDSSYEKLQQYLSRQGNGLNPKAATSLIDMKAKMANSYTLSLFIDLLIRSVSQKEVIANQ; translated from the coding sequence GTGGCACGTCCTGAAACTGAATCAAAAACCATATTTGGAAAACGTTTACGTTATGTACGTCTTGCTTTAGGCGATCCATCACGTGAGACTTTAGCTAAAAGTTTTAGCATGACAAAAAATTCCATTGCTTTTTATGAGCGTGGAGAAAGAGAACCCAATCTTAGTGTCTTACAAACATACCGCACATTATATGGTGTCAACATTAATTGGCTTCTAACCGGACAAGGAAAAATGTTTGATGCCGAATATACAAAAGGTGATTTTGACTGGAATTATTTTATAAAAAAAATTGAAGGACTAGAAGAAACACTTGCCAATAGTGATCGTAATGAAAAACTCAATCAAGAAAAAATTGACAGCTCTTATGAAAAATTGCAGCAATATTTGTCAAGACAAGGAAATGGCCTTAACCCTAAAGCTGCAACATCACTGATCGATATGAAAGCCAAAATGGCTAATTCTTATACCCTTAGCTTATTCATTGATTTACTCATTCGAAGCGTGTCGCAAAAAGAAGTTATTGCTAATCAATAA
- the ftsL gene encoding cell division protein FtsL produces MTVFRTFDMILVMIMICMAGLTYKVKYDVQKRMSEVRHLEHEIAAAKNTVSLLHAEWAVMIRPSRMQKLAKRYQKQLGLEVIQPHQIVELKDIPVREHDPIEEIIKQNILEDHQDILANNRASQVNRVVQKGAQQ; encoded by the coding sequence ATGACAGTTTTCCGTACATTTGATATGATTTTAGTGATGATTATGATTTGTATGGCAGGCCTTACTTATAAAGTAAAATATGATGTTCAAAAACGTATGAGTGAGGTTCGTCATCTTGAGCATGAAATTGCTGCAGCAAAAAATACGGTGAGTTTGCTTCATGCTGAGTGGGCTGTCATGATAAGGCCTTCACGCATGCAAAAACTTGCGAAACGTTATCAAAAACAACTTGGGTTAGAGGTTATACAGCCGCATCAAATCGTGGAGCTTAAAGATATTCCGGTACGAGAACACGATCCAATTGAAGAAATAATTAAACAAAATATCTTGGAAGATCATCAGGATATTTTGGCAAATAATCGGGCTTCTCAAGTCAATCGCGTTGTTCAAAAAGGCGCACAGCAATGA
- a CDS encoding ArsR/SmtB family transcription factor, producing the protein MKKSASLNAMIVILKAVAEVSHLRVLRLLNHEDLTIPDFIFILDQSQACISRHLCLLYEARLIERYQKGGFLYFKLCHDFWGKDIVMSILSALPKHDTLLVHDLERLKKVKKQRQKTRKKHFLQNTSQWDALRSSYGADQGVENALLKIVGDKPFQTMLNIGMGGDSLLKLFSDLYTHAVEVVLDRDVLHLPFGETTFDLVILHWVLHFLENPEGALHKISDVLRPHGRLLIVDFCYHEVQSSHSDQAPMHFGFSASQIEQWLKNAGFVLEQTICLTPIQSKNSESCVVTLWLARDPRLLVDDIQDKQIDFA; encoded by the coding sequence ATGAAAAAAAGTGCAAGTTTAAATGCAATGATTGTGATCCTGAAAGCGGTTGCAGAAGTGAGTCATTTACGTGTTCTCAGACTCTTAAATCATGAAGATTTAACAATCCCTGATTTTATTTTTATTCTTGATCAGTCGCAAGCGTGTATATCACGACATTTGTGTTTATTATACGAAGCACGATTGATTGAGCGTTATCAGAAGGGAGGTTTTCTTTATTTTAAGCTTTGTCATGATTTTTGGGGTAAAGATATTGTGATGAGCATTCTTTCGGCTTTGCCAAAGCATGATACGTTGTTAGTGCACGATTTAGAACGTTTGAAGAAGGTCAAAAAGCAGCGTCAAAAAACGAGGAAGAAACATTTCTTACAAAATACGTCGCAATGGGATGCCTTGCGATCGTCCTACGGAGCAGACCAGGGTGTGGAAAATGCTTTACTTAAAATCGTGGGTGATAAGCCATTTCAGACGATGCTGAATATTGGAATGGGGGGAGATTCTCTCTTAAAATTATTTTCTGATCTTTATACGCATGCGGTTGAAGTTGTGCTTGATCGTGATGTTTTGCATTTGCCTTTTGGAGAGACGACTTTTGATTTAGTCATCCTTCATTGGGTTTTACATTTTCTTGAAAACCCTGAAGGGGCTCTTCATAAGATATCAGATGTGTTGCGTCCTCATGGGCGTTTATTGATTGTAGATTTTTGTTATCATGAAGTTCAGTCTTCACATTCTGATCAAGCGCCTATGCATTTTGGATTTTCAGCTTCACAAATAGAACAATGGCTTAAAAATGCGGGATTTGTTTTAGAGCAAACGATTTGTCTTACTCCTATACAAAGTAAAAACAGTGAGTCGTGTGTGGTGACACTTTGGCTTGCTCGTGATCCGCGTTTATTGGTTGATGATATTCAAGATAAACAAATCGATTTTGCATAA
- the ettA gene encoding energy-dependent translational throttle protein EttA, with amino-acid sequence MARQFIYHMAGLNKSYGNKKVLENIHLSFYPDAKIGILGPNGAGKSTILRIMAGLDKEYTGEAWLSEGARCGYLPQEPVLDASKDVLGNVMEGVADKQAILERYNELMMNYSEETADESAKLQDIIDSQNLWDLESQVEMAMAALGCPQAKGDVTKLSGGEKRRVALCKLLLSKPDLLLLDEPTNHLDAETTAWLERHLREYPGAVLLITHDRYFLDNVTGWILELDRGKGIPYEGNYSAYLGAKAKRLAQEGREEAARQRALSREKEWIASSPKGRQAKSKARIKAYDELVQAARERRPGEAQIIIPIGERLGQVVIEVDHLSKAYGERVLIDSLSFKLPAGGIVGVIGANGMGKSTLFKMLTGQEQPDSGQIRIGETVHMSYVDQSRDSLAGDKTVWEEISGGNDIIKLGKYEMNSRAYCGAFNFKGADQQQKVANLSGGQRNRVHLAKLLKEGGNVLLLDEPTNDLDTETLGALEDALENFAGCAVIISHDRMFLDRLATHILAFEGDGHVEWFEGNFAEYEADKVRRLGAESLNPKHANYKPLTR; translated from the coding sequence ATGGCACGTCAATTTATCTACCATATGGCTGGGCTCAACAAATCTTACGGCAATAAAAAAGTTTTAGAAAATATCCATTTGTCTTTTTATCCAGATGCAAAGATCGGTATTTTAGGGCCAAATGGTGCAGGTAAATCGACTATTTTACGGATTATGGCTGGGCTCGATAAGGAATATACGGGAGAAGCATGGCTTTCTGAAGGAGCACGTTGTGGCTATCTACCACAAGAACCTGTGCTTGATGCGAGCAAAGATGTGCTTGGCAATGTGATGGAAGGTGTTGCAGATAAACAGGCCATTCTTGAGCGTTATAACGAATTGATGATGAATTATAGTGAGGAAACGGCTGATGAAAGTGCAAAGCTTCAGGATATTATTGATAGTCAGAATCTTTGGGATTTAGAAAGTCAGGTAGAAATGGCAATGGCTGCTCTTGGTTGTCCACAAGCTAAAGGGGATGTGACAAAACTTTCGGGCGGTGAAAAGCGGCGTGTGGCGCTTTGCAAATTGCTTTTGTCAAAACCTGATTTGTTGCTTTTGGATGAACCAACAAACCATTTAGATGCTGAAACGACAGCTTGGCTTGAAAGGCATCTGCGTGAATATCCTGGCGCCGTGCTTTTGATAACCCATGATCGTTATTTTCTCGACAATGTCACGGGATGGATTTTAGAGTTAGATCGCGGTAAAGGTATCCCTTATGAGGGAAACTATTCTGCTTATTTGGGGGCTAAAGCCAAACGTTTGGCTCAAGAAGGTCGTGAAGAGGCTGCACGTCAACGTGCTTTATCACGTGAGAAAGAATGGATTGCTTCTAGTCCAAAAGGGCGACAAGCAAAGTCAAAGGCGCGGATTAAAGCTTATGATGAGTTGGTTCAGGCAGCACGTGAGCGCCGTCCTGGAGAGGCGCAAATCATCATTCCTATTGGAGAAAGATTAGGACAGGTTGTCATTGAAGTTGATCATCTTTCTAAAGCTTATGGAGAGCGTGTGTTGATTGATTCTCTCTCTTTTAAACTTCCTGCTGGGGGCATTGTCGGTGTTATTGGGGCTAATGGTATGGGAAAGTCGACCTTGTTTAAAATGTTGACAGGACAAGAACAGCCCGATTCAGGTCAAATACGGATCGGTGAAACGGTTCACATGAGTTATGTGGATCAGAGTCGCGATTCCTTGGCTGGGGATAAAACTGTTTGGGAGGAGATTTCTGGTGGAAATGACATTATTAAGTTAGGCAAATATGAGATGAATAGTCGTGCTTATTGTGGGGCTTTTAATTTCAAGGGGGCTGATCAACAGCAGAAGGTGGCAAATTTATCAGGAGGGCAGCGCAATCGCGTTCATTTGGCAAAACTTCTAAAAGAGGGGGGGAATGTGCTTCTTCTTGATGAACCGACAAATGATCTTGATACTGAAACGTTGGGTGCATTGGAAGATGCATTAGAAAATTTTGCTGGTTGTGCAGTGATCATATCGCATGATCGTATGTTTCTTGATCGCTTAGCAACGCATATTTTAGCCTTTGAAGGTGATGGTCATGTGGAATGGTTTGAAGGAAATTTTGCTGAATATGAGGCTGATAAAGTTCGCCGTCTTGGAGCTGAATCCCTTAATCCTAAGCACGCAAATTATAAGCCTCTTACACGCTAG
- a CDS encoding DUF475 domain-containing protein yields the protein MALLRYFGFAFFFTIIGVFLGGVIGWFETGSMTGFLKYFFICCVLGVLEISLSFDNSIINARVLGRMNPLWRRRFLIWGILIAVFGMRIVFPLLVVVVAVGISPIAAVKLAVGEPHRYAEVLTDAHMGIAAFGGTFLMMVGLKYFFDSEKEVHWLNAIERPAQKFGALMGIDIAIVLILILFVSGQIVAEDRVTFLLAALYGLLTFIGVEAIGHLLDAPKKTLTTVTQGGLGAFLYLEVLDASFSFDGVVGAFAFSHNLFIIAIGLGIGAFYIRSMTIMLVESGTLLHYRYLEHGAFYAILVLAMIMYLQTIISVPEVLTGLVGVCIIGMALYSSIRFKRRQLDKHVAS from the coding sequence ATGGCCCTACTACGCTATTTTGGGTTTGCTTTTTTTTTCACGATTATTGGTGTCTTTTTAGGAGGGGTTATTGGTTGGTTTGAAACGGGAAGCATGACTGGCTTTCTTAAATATTTTTTTATTTGCTGTGTTTTAGGGGTTTTGGAAATTTCTTTATCTTTTGATAATTCTATTATCAATGCACGTGTTCTTGGTAGAATGAATCCGTTATGGCGTCGCCGTTTTCTTATATGGGGTATTTTGATCGCTGTATTTGGGATGCGGATTGTTTTTCCGTTGTTGGTGGTTGTTGTGGCTGTTGGGATTAGTCCAATTGCGGCAGTTAAATTAGCAGTAGGGGAACCACATCGATATGCCGAAGTCTTAACCGATGCGCATATGGGAATTGCCGCTTTTGGAGGAACTTTCCTTATGATGGTTGGCTTAAAATATTTTTTTGATTCTGAAAAAGAGGTCCATTGGTTGAATGCTATAGAGAGACCTGCTCAAAAGTTTGGGGCGCTTATGGGGATTGATATTGCAATTGTTCTGATTTTGATCTTATTCGTATCAGGGCAGATTGTTGCAGAGGATAGAGTCACTTTTTTATTAGCAGCCCTCTATGGGCTTTTGACTTTTATAGGTGTTGAAGCTATTGGTCATCTTTTAGATGCTCCTAAGAAGACTTTGACGACAGTGACGCAAGGGGGGCTAGGGGCATTCCTTTATTTAGAAGTGCTCGATGCGAGTTTTTCTTTTGATGGTGTGGTTGGTGCTTTTGCTTTTTCACACAACCTTTTTATTATCGCAATTGGTCTTGGGATCGGTGCATTTTATATTCGTTCTATGACAATTATGTTGGTCGAATCAGGGACATTGTTGCATTATCGTTATTTGGAGCATGGTGCTTTTTATGCAATTTTAGTTCTTGCCATGATTATGTATCTGCAAACGATTATATCGGTTCCTGAAGTTTTAACGGGACTTGTGGGAGTCTGTATTATTGGAATGGCATTATATTCTTCGATTCGTTTTAAGCGTCGTCAATTGGATAAACATGTTGCGTCTTAA
- a CDS encoding lytic transglycosylase domain-containing protein: MQFLKNLLNTACAVFFIFDINWTHSALNIAESKEGSVIVASKTPARPYEFLIQKLATKHNVPVNLAHAVVKVESNYKASIKGAAGEIGLMQIKPSTARGLGFSGSVKDLYDPATNLEYGMRYLARAYKLSGGSTCGTILKYNAGHAAKKMNSISAKYCAKVKMYLASLK, translated from the coding sequence ATGCAATTTTTAAAAAACTTGTTAAATACAGCGTGTGCTGTATTTTTTATATTCGATATAAACTGGACTCATAGTGCCTTAAATATTGCAGAATCAAAAGAGGGCTCAGTGATTGTTGCTTCTAAGACACCTGCACGTCCTTATGAGTTTCTTATTCAGAAACTTGCAACGAAGCATAATGTTCCCGTTAATTTAGCCCATGCTGTTGTAAAAGTTGAAAGTAATTATAAGGCAAGCATAAAAGGGGCCGCGGGCGAAATAGGTTTGATGCAAATAAAACCCTCTACGGCACGAGGGTTGGGCTTTAGTGGTTCTGTAAAAGATTTGTACGATCCTGCGACCAATCTTGAATATGGTATGCGTTATTTGGCACGGGCCTATAAACTCAGTGGGGGAAGTACGTGTGGTACAATTCTTAAGTATAATGCAGGACATGCTGCAAAAAAAATGAATTCCATTTCGGCGAAATATTGCGCAAAAGTGAAAATGTATTTGGCTTCATTAAAATAA